In one Fodinicola acaciae genomic region, the following are encoded:
- the infC gene encoding translation initiation factor IF-3 yields MNDQIRAREVRLVGPEGEQIGIVPIDKALALASDTDLDLVEVAANARPPVCKLMDYGKFKYESAQKAREARRNQTLTVIKEMKLRPKIDPHDYDTKKGHVERFLKAGDKVKITIMFRGREQSRPELGFRLLRKLAEDVEELGYVESQPKQDGRNMIMVMAPHRALKTAK; encoded by the coding sequence GTGAACGACCAGATTCGCGCCAGAGAGGTGCGTCTAGTCGGTCCGGAGGGTGAGCAGATCGGCATCGTGCCGATCGACAAAGCGCTAGCACTGGCATCTGACACCGACCTTGACCTCGTGGAGGTCGCGGCCAACGCGCGGCCGCCGGTCTGCAAGCTCATGGACTATGGCAAGTTCAAGTACGAGAGCGCGCAGAAGGCCCGCGAAGCCCGCCGCAACCAGACCCTCACGGTCATCAAGGAAATGAAGCTTCGGCCCAAGATCGACCCGCACGACTACGACACCAAGAAGGGTCACGTCGAGCGGTTCCTGAAGGCCGGCGACAAGGTCAAGATCACGATCATGTTCCGTGGTCGCGAGCAGAGCCGTCCGGAGCTCGGCTTCCGGCTGTTGCGCAAGCTCGCCGAGGACGTGGAGGAGCTCGGCTACGTCGAGTCTCAGCCCAAGCAGGACGGTCGGAACATGATCATGGTGATGGCCCCGCACCGTGCACTGAAGACCGCGAAATAA
- a CDS encoding ABC transporter permease, translating to MRRAVRAGCVRGLIELRQSFTSAADLWGHFFWPALMLVALFFLQKKTFAATTWSLGALGLPGMLAMNLATNGLLTTAALLAMEREDGTLLRSKAIPHGMSGYLIGKVVFVGGSLIVDLLVVLIPGAFIVGGVSVRAETLPWVLALGMVATIPIGAVLGAVTANARNLNLLLLPIFGLTAVSGIFYPITALPGWLQGIAQVFPLYWLGLGMRSALLPAGAAAVEIGQSWRHLETIGVLAVWSALGLLLAPGMLRRMARRESGSSVAARRDKAMQRVN from the coding sequence ATGAGACGCGCCGTACGCGCCGGCTGCGTGCGCGGCCTGATCGAGCTGCGGCAGTCGTTCACCAGCGCGGCCGACCTCTGGGGCCATTTCTTCTGGCCGGCGCTGATGCTCGTCGCCCTGTTTTTCCTGCAGAAGAAGACGTTCGCGGCCACCACGTGGTCGCTGGGCGCGCTCGGGCTGCCCGGCATGCTGGCGATGAACCTGGCGACCAACGGCTTGCTGACCACCGCGGCTTTGCTCGCGATGGAACGCGAGGACGGCACTTTGCTGCGGAGCAAGGCGATTCCGCACGGCATGTCCGGCTATCTGATCGGCAAGGTCGTTTTCGTCGGTGGTTCGCTGATCGTCGATCTGCTGGTCGTGTTGATTCCCGGCGCGTTCATCGTCGGCGGTGTCAGCGTACGAGCCGAGACACTGCCATGGGTGCTGGCTTTGGGGATGGTGGCGACGATTCCGATCGGTGCGGTGCTCGGTGCGGTCACCGCGAACGCGCGCAATCTCAACCTGTTGCTCCTGCCGATCTTCGGACTGACCGCCGTCTCCGGCATCTTCTATCCGATCACCGCACTTCCCGGCTGGCTGCAGGGAATCGCACAGGTGTTTCCGCTCTACTGGCTGGGTTTGGGCATGCGGTCGGCACTGTTGCCGGCCGGCGCGGCGGCCGTCGAGATCGGACAGTCGTGGCGCCATCTCGAGACCATTGGCGTGTTGGCGGTCTGGAGTGCTCTGGGACTCCTGCTGGCGCCGGGAATGCTGCGGCGGATGGCGCGCCGTGAGTCCGGGTCGAGTGTCGCCGCACGCCGTGACAAAGCAATGCAACGCGTGAACTGA
- the hisG gene encoding ATP phosphoribosyltransferase — translation MQPTRTLRIALPNKGSLAEPAATMLREAGYHQRGSQRELAALDAKNHVEFFYLRPRDIATYVGSGEIDLGITGWDLLQDAGVEAETLLKLGFGGSTFRYAARPGAVKELADLNGLRIATSFPGLVAAHLARHGHAATIIRLDGAVESSIRLGVADAIADVVETGSTLRAAGLEIVLDPIMESEAVLVRRPGDRDESVWPAVELLLRRLQGVLVARQYVMLAYDVEEAILDRATALTPGIESPTVSKLRREGWVAVQAMILRSEMHPIMDALYEVGARAILTTDIHACRL, via the coding sequence ATGCAACCCACTCGTACGCTGCGTATCGCCCTGCCGAACAAGGGCTCGCTCGCCGAGCCGGCCGCGACCATGCTCCGGGAGGCCGGCTATCACCAGCGCGGCAGCCAGCGCGAGCTGGCCGCGCTGGACGCGAAGAACCATGTGGAGTTTTTCTACCTGCGGCCGCGCGACATCGCCACGTACGTCGGATCCGGCGAGATCGACCTCGGCATCACCGGCTGGGACCTGCTGCAGGACGCCGGCGTCGAGGCCGAGACGCTGCTCAAGCTCGGCTTCGGCGGCTCCACCTTCCGCTACGCGGCGCGCCCCGGCGCGGTGAAGGAGCTGGCCGACCTCAACGGACTGCGGATCGCCACGTCCTTCCCCGGCCTGGTCGCGGCGCACCTGGCGCGGCACGGTCACGCGGCGACCATCATCCGGCTCGACGGCGCGGTGGAAAGCTCCATCCGGCTCGGTGTGGCCGACGCGATCGCCGATGTCGTGGAGACCGGCAGCACGTTGCGCGCCGCAGGACTGGAGATCGTGCTCGACCCGATCATGGAGTCCGAGGCGGTGCTCGTACGCCGGCCAGGCGACCGCGACGAGTCCGTATGGCCGGCGGTGGAGCTGTTGCTGCGCCGGCTGCAGGGCGTCCTGGTGGCGCGGCAGTACGTGATGCTCGCGTACGACGTGGAGGAGGCGATCCTGGACCGCGCGACCGCCCTGACCCCCGGCATCGAGTCGCCGACGGTGTCCAAGCTGCGGCGCGAAGGCTGGGTCGCCGTGCAGGCGATGATCCTGCGGTCGGAGATGCATCCGATCATGGACGCGCTTTACGAGGTCGGCGCCCGCGCGATCCTCACCACCGACATCCACGCCTGCCGTCTGTAG
- a CDS encoding AAA family ATPase: MKPFVGRETELRALLAAADEAAAGQAGLVVVTGEPGMGKTRLLRECAETAAKTGFVVHTGRCWAGGDAPALWPWPKVLSELGQPELGEERVPRFARFMAIVEAVRAASAEWPRLLILDDLHLADPDAILVTRMLAAEAGASRLLVLVSRRSTEPRPGTPSAVALADLAREGSTIALTGLTRDDVRAYLAAVGQHHVDAVRLRAATGGNPLFLSEVVAHGQRPPPATVREVIDARLRPLARSTVSVLARAAVLGAESTVEEIAAISGVSARAVMAVVADAVAAELAEPADGRLRFVHDLVREALEDSLPAGDRLEAHAKAAAIFAVGNGSEHVTRCAHHAVRAAARGRVDAEFAVHACRRAAADAVRATGYERAAAWLAQAVDVLDRGHLHGPRAPLLTACAEALRSAGQLAAARSAFEVASAAATAEADAVMLGRSALGLGGVWINETVTAIDAERILALQRRALATLPPDEHALRVRLEARIAAVDCYAGGPDEPVRQALARARALGDPDALGEALSMRHHTLMGPAGAEERIAVARELVEVATRAGNDVLALYGRCWATIDAFLVADPDAERALADLRVRARSLGHLGIGYVVDILDIMLLLRDGEVAEAEQRAEGCLAGGLAAGDPDAYGWFGTQMLTIRWLQDRAGELGPVAAELHASAYGPEKAYAAMAALVMAAGGDLDGARRCLATYQPRGPDDERLSSTWLGLQVLSAEAARLLDDRELAAATAARLEPYARLAALTSFAVVCLGSVERSLGVCAMVAGQSAVAAEHFAAAVADNDKLGNRPFACLARGELADALAATGDEEAAIAHWRGAAAAAAEMGLARRAASWRTRADAAARRAAEATTGVLERDGRGWCFRIGPRTVEVAHSRGMAHLAVLLGRPGRSVPAGDLAGWIGGESSQEVLDASARHAYRHRLADIDAELADAEACADLGRVDRARAERQALLGEIARHTGVGGRARTFVDSKERARTAVQKALRRALEAVAAGDADLGARLKAAIVTGADCVYEPGPGLPRRWIVRSRAS; this comes from the coding sequence GTGAAGCCGTTCGTCGGACGCGAGACGGAGCTGCGCGCGCTGCTCGCGGCGGCGGACGAGGCCGCTGCCGGGCAGGCCGGCCTGGTTGTGGTGACCGGCGAGCCCGGGATGGGCAAGACCCGGCTGCTGCGGGAATGTGCCGAAACAGCGGCGAAAACCGGTTTCGTGGTGCACACCGGCCGGTGCTGGGCCGGCGGTGACGCACCGGCGTTGTGGCCGTGGCCGAAGGTGCTCTCCGAGCTCGGACAGCCGGAGTTGGGGGAGGAGCGGGTCCCGCGGTTCGCCCGGTTCATGGCGATCGTCGAGGCGGTACGCGCCGCCAGCGCCGAGTGGCCGCGGCTGCTGATCCTGGACGACCTCCACCTGGCCGATCCGGACGCGATCCTGGTGACCCGGATGCTGGCGGCCGAGGCCGGCGCCTCGCGGCTGCTCGTACTGGTGAGCCGGCGGTCCACCGAGCCGCGGCCAGGCACGCCGTCGGCGGTGGCGCTGGCCGACCTGGCTCGCGAAGGCAGCACGATCGCCCTGACAGGCCTGACGCGTGACGACGTACGCGCATATCTGGCGGCCGTCGGTCAGCACCACGTCGACGCGGTCCGGCTGCGCGCGGCGACCGGTGGAAATCCGTTGTTTCTCAGCGAAGTCGTGGCACATGGCCAGCGTCCGCCGCCGGCGACCGTACGCGAGGTGATCGACGCGCGGCTGCGTCCACTCGCTCGCTCGACCGTCTCCGTACTCGCGCGCGCGGCCGTGCTCGGCGCCGAGAGCACTGTCGAGGAGATCGCCGCGATCAGTGGTGTTTCAGCGCGCGCGGTGATGGCGGTTGTCGCCGATGCGGTCGCCGCCGAGTTGGCCGAGCCAGCCGACGGCCGGCTGCGGTTCGTCCATGACCTCGTGCGCGAGGCGCTGGAGGACAGCCTGCCGGCCGGCGACCGGCTGGAGGCACACGCCAAGGCGGCCGCGATTTTCGCCGTAGGCAACGGTTCCGAGCACGTGACCCGGTGTGCGCACCATGCCGTACGCGCGGCGGCTCGGGGCCGGGTCGACGCTGAGTTCGCCGTGCACGCCTGCCGGCGCGCGGCCGCCGACGCGGTCCGCGCGACCGGATACGAGCGTGCGGCCGCTTGGCTCGCTCAAGCCGTCGACGTGCTCGACCGCGGACATCTGCACGGACCGCGCGCGCCACTGCTCACCGCGTGCGCCGAGGCGCTGCGGTCAGCCGGACAGCTGGCCGCGGCGAGGTCGGCATTCGAGGTCGCCAGCGCGGCGGCGACGGCGGAGGCCGACGCGGTCATGCTCGGTCGATCCGCGTTGGGCCTCGGCGGCGTGTGGATCAACGAGACGGTGACCGCGATCGACGCCGAGCGCATCCTCGCCCTCCAGCGCCGCGCGCTGGCCACGCTGCCGCCGGACGAACACGCTCTTCGCGTGCGCCTGGAGGCACGGATCGCGGCCGTCGACTGCTATGCCGGCGGGCCGGACGAGCCGGTACGGCAGGCGCTCGCGCGCGCACGCGCGCTCGGCGATCCGGACGCGCTCGGCGAGGCGCTGTCGATGCGCCACCACACGCTGATGGGTCCGGCCGGTGCCGAGGAACGGATCGCCGTCGCACGGGAGCTTGTCGAGGTCGCGACGCGCGCCGGCAACGACGTACTCGCACTCTATGGCCGCTGCTGGGCCACGATCGACGCGTTTCTGGTCGCAGATCCGGACGCCGAGCGTGCGTTGGCGGATTTGCGCGTACGCGCGCGGTCGCTCGGCCATCTGGGGATCGGCTATGTCGTCGACATCCTCGACATCATGCTGCTGCTGCGCGACGGCGAAGTCGCCGAGGCGGAGCAGCGCGCGGAAGGCTGCCTCGCCGGTGGTCTGGCCGCCGGCGATCCCGACGCGTACGGCTGGTTCGGCACGCAGATGCTGACGATCCGCTGGCTGCAGGACCGTGCCGGCGAGCTCGGGCCGGTGGCGGCGGAGCTGCACGCTTCCGCGTACGGTCCGGAGAAGGCGTACGCGGCGATGGCGGCGCTGGTGATGGCCGCCGGCGGTGACCTCGACGGCGCTCGGCGCTGCCTGGCGACCTACCAGCCGCGTGGTCCGGACGACGAGCGGCTGTCGTCGACCTGGCTGGGGCTGCAGGTGCTGTCGGCCGAGGCGGCCCGGTTGCTCGACGATCGAGAGTTGGCCGCCGCCACCGCGGCCAGGCTTGAGCCGTACGCACGACTCGCGGCACTCACGTCTTTCGCGGTCGTCTGCCTCGGATCCGTCGAGCGGTCGCTCGGCGTCTGCGCGATGGTCGCCGGGCAGTCGGCGGTCGCCGCGGAGCATTTCGCGGCGGCCGTGGCCGACAACGACAAGCTCGGCAACCGGCCGTTCGCCTGCCTGGCGCGTGGCGAGCTTGCCGATGCGCTCGCCGCGACCGGCGACGAGGAGGCCGCGATCGCGCACTGGCGCGGGGCGGCTGCGGCGGCCGCCGAGATGGGGCTGGCACGGCGAGCGGCCAGTTGGCGTACGCGGGCGGACGCGGCGGCACGACGAGCCGCGGAGGCGACGACCGGCGTTCTCGAGCGCGACGGTCGCGGCTGGTGTTTCCGGATCGGGCCGCGGACCGTCGAGGTCGCGCACTCGCGCGGCATGGCGCATCTGGCTGTCCTGCTCGGACGACCCGGCCGGTCGGTGCCGGCGGGGGACCTGGCCGGCTGGATCGGTGGCGAGTCGTCGCAGGAGGTGCTGGACGCGTCGGCTCGACACGCATACCGCCACCGGCTCGCCGACATCGACGCCGAGCTGGCGGACGCCGAAGCCTGCGCCGACCTCGGCCGCGTCGATCGCGCGAGGGCCGAGCGCCAGGCATTGCTCGGCGAGATCGCGCGGCACACCGGCGTCGGCGGCCGCGCGCGTACGTTCGTCGACAGCAAGGAACGCGCGCGTACGGCCGTACAGAAGGCATTGCGCCGCGCGCTGGAGGCCGTGGCCGCCGGCGACGCGGACCTCGGAGCGCGACTGAAAGCGGCGATCGTCACCGGCGCGGACTGCGTATATGAGCCCGGTCCCGGTCTGCCGCGCCGGTGGATCGTACGGTCGCGTGCGTCATGA
- a CDS encoding cytochrome P450, giving the protein MTWDTHPAHFWMRGGTFGQPVEFHQDWGMFDTYGYWHVFGYPEVRQVLTDAATFTGDTDGVLPKELADRFPDDALSTLDGEEHRKIRKLVSHAFTPAIVAGLAPRIRTLANDILDGVGDRFDLVEELAYPLPVTVIAELLGVPSEDRALFRQWADEAIGGSDDNDTQNDTPNDTQNDTPSIRDYFLGYVEDRRKQPRDDLLTLLLRAEADGDRLTDDQIVSFASLVLHAGHITTTSLIGNTVLCLDANPDAADRVREDRSLVPAVIEESLRFLSPLAATDRVTSADANVGGTTIPAGQIIKVWLGAANRDPRQFADPDVFDLTRDPNPHLAFGRGVHFCLGAPLARLEGAIVLDVLLERLPELRVEAPPEFLPHPDFVSPRSIRTFRG; this is encoded by the coding sequence ATGACCTGGGACACTCATCCGGCGCATTTCTGGATGCGCGGCGGCACATTTGGGCAACCGGTGGAATTCCACCAGGACTGGGGGATGTTCGACACGTACGGCTATTGGCACGTGTTCGGCTATCCGGAGGTCCGCCAGGTGCTCACCGACGCGGCGACCTTCACCGGTGACACGGACGGCGTGCTGCCCAAAGAGCTCGCCGACAGGTTTCCGGACGACGCACTGTCCACTTTGGATGGCGAGGAACACCGCAAGATCAGAAAACTCGTGAGCCACGCGTTCACACCGGCGATCGTCGCCGGCCTCGCGCCGCGGATTCGTACGCTGGCCAACGACATCCTGGACGGCGTCGGCGATCGCTTCGACCTGGTCGAGGAGCTGGCGTATCCGTTGCCGGTGACGGTCATCGCCGAGCTGCTCGGCGTGCCAAGTGAGGATCGCGCGTTGTTCCGGCAATGGGCCGACGAGGCGATCGGCGGATCGGACGACAATGACACGCAGAATGACACGCCGAATGACACGCAGAATGACACGCCGTCGATACGCGACTATTTTCTCGGTTACGTCGAGGATCGGCGAAAGCAGCCGCGCGACGACCTGCTGACGCTGCTGCTGCGGGCCGAAGCTGACGGCGACCGGCTGACCGACGACCAGATCGTGAGTTTCGCCAGTCTGGTGCTGCACGCCGGCCACATCACGACGACGAGCCTGATCGGCAACACGGTCTTGTGCCTGGACGCCAATCCGGACGCGGCCGACCGCGTACGCGAGGACCGATCGCTGGTGCCGGCGGTGATCGAGGAATCGTTGCGGTTTCTCAGTCCTCTCGCCGCGACCGATCGCGTCACGAGCGCTGACGCGAACGTCGGTGGCACGACGATCCCGGCGGGTCAGATCATCAAGGTCTGGCTCGGCGCGGCCAACCGCGATCCGCGGCAGTTCGCTGATCCGGACGTGTTCGACCTGACCCGCGATCCCAATCCCCATCTCGCCTTCGGACGCGGCGTCCATTTCTGCCTCGGCGCTCCGCTCGCGCGGCTGGAAGGCGCGATCGTGCTGGACGTACTGCTGGAACGGTTGCCTGAGCTGCGCGTCGAGGCGCCGCCAGAGTTCCTGCCGCATCCGGATTTCGTGAGTCCGCGGTCGATCCGGACATTCCGCGGGTAG
- a CDS encoding phytanoyl-CoA dioxygenase family protein: MTISDDVLNASCRYEPIGEAERRRFQEQGWLLIPGALDAATHRRMVNAVDTIYAEEERAGGLRGDRSLHLLGFFSRNPEFAELLDYPTTFRYVWSLLGWNIYSHHNHIDVNPPVEPGPLPWNWHQDGYRQNSDVDLSPRPMLSLKICFVLSDLTEKGRGATQIIPGSHLDNQLAGRPAKTSDPYVNPPGAVEIQAEAGDAFVFDRRLWHSRSLNTSDVTRKLIFVGYTHRWIRPLDEPRYHPDANWQLGLSAVRRQLLGSGPDHANFWGVRQDGWIDDEIPLRAELRRRGVLDGSEPYLR; the protein is encoded by the coding sequence ATGACGATCAGTGACGACGTGCTGAATGCCAGCTGCCGGTACGAGCCGATCGGCGAGGCCGAGCGGCGGCGCTTCCAGGAACAGGGTTGGCTGCTGATTCCAGGTGCTTTGGACGCCGCTACGCACCGACGGATGGTCAATGCCGTCGACACCATATACGCCGAGGAAGAACGCGCCGGCGGACTGCGCGGCGACCGTTCGCTGCACCTGCTCGGTTTCTTTTCGCGCAACCCGGAGTTTGCCGAGCTTCTGGACTATCCAACGACATTCCGCTATGTCTGGAGCCTGCTCGGCTGGAACATCTACAGCCACCACAACCACATCGACGTCAATCCGCCGGTCGAGCCGGGTCCGCTGCCGTGGAACTGGCACCAGGACGGCTATCGGCAGAACTCCGACGTCGACCTCTCGCCGCGACCCATGCTGTCGCTGAAAATCTGCTTCGTCCTTTCCGATCTCACCGAGAAAGGGCGCGGCGCCACCCAGATCATCCCCGGCAGCCACCTGGACAACCAGCTGGCCGGCCGGCCGGCCAAAACCAGCGATCCGTACGTGAATCCGCCCGGCGCGGTGGAAATCCAGGCCGAGGCCGGCGACGCGTTCGTCTTCGACCGCCGGCTGTGGCACTCGCGGTCGCTCAACACCTCTGACGTCACGCGAAAACTCATCTTCGTCGGCTACACGCACCGGTGGATCCGGCCACTGGACGAGCCGCGCTATCACCCCGACGCCAACTGGCAGCTCGGACTTTCGGCCGTACGACGGCAGTTGCTCGGCAGCGGCCCGGACCACGCCAACTTCTGGGGTGTCCGGCAGGACGGCTGGATCGACGACGAGATCCCCCTGCGCGCCGAACTGCGCCGCCGCGGCGTGCTGGACGGCAGCGAACCCTATCTCCGCTGA
- a CDS encoding PH domain-containing protein: protein MSEQRPPVVQSKPRRLTQVCWFVAPFIVILFGLLSFGLSGRTEGGGYFSTGDQIAMVGLGILMGLAVLWFTRPRVYADSKGVRIRNMVGSYQLPWQVVTAVRFDDGSPWATLDLADDDQVAVMAIQRQDKERAVAAVRGLRALLAASRDGDADGD from the coding sequence GTGAGTGAGCAGCGTCCGCCTGTCGTCCAGTCCAAACCGCGCCGGTTGACGCAGGTCTGCTGGTTCGTGGCTCCGTTCATCGTGATCCTGTTCGGACTGCTGTCCTTCGGCCTGTCCGGCCGCACCGAAGGCGGCGGCTACTTCAGCACCGGCGACCAGATCGCGATGGTGGGCCTCGGCATCCTGATGGGGCTGGCGGTGCTCTGGTTCACCAGGCCGCGGGTCTACGCCGACAGCAAGGGCGTACGCATCCGCAACATGGTCGGCTCCTACCAGCTGCCGTGGCAGGTGGTCACGGCCGTACGCTTCGACGACGGCTCGCCGTGGGCCACGCTGGACCTCGCCGACGACGACCAGGTCGCGGTGATGGCGATCCAGCGGCAGGACAAGGAGCGCGCGGTCGCCGCCGTGCGTGGCCTGCGGGCGCTGCTGGCGGCGTCGCGCGACGGTGACGCGGACGGCGATTAG
- the rpmI gene encoding 50S ribosomal protein L35, with protein sequence MPKQKTNSSAKKRVRITGSGKLQREQTNRRHRLEVKTSKRSRRLSAIVDISPADSKTMKRMLAR encoded by the coding sequence ATGCCGAAGCAGAAGACGAACAGCAGCGCCAAGAAGCGGGTACGCATCACCGGTTCGGGCAAGCTGCAGCGCGAGCAGACCAACCGCCGGCACCGCCTGGAGGTCAAGACCAGCAAGCGGTCCCGCCGGCTGTCCGCGATCGTCGACATCTCGCCGGCCGACAGCAAGACGATGAAGCGGATGCTCGCCCGCTGA
- a CDS encoding class I SAM-dependent methyltransferase, giving the protein MTAYVFDNSQTVPTANRFAALEHRYDPVTIDQLTELGVDAGWRCLEVGAGGGSIANWLAEHVGPAGSVLATDIDPALVRVDRPNVRVQRHDIVADELPAGHFDLVHARLVLLHLRDRLTALDNIVRALKSGGWLLLDEFDCSYLPVLAAPDEAAAELFTKVSGGVHRLVDDRGGDQRWGLHAFAAMRAAGLVDCGMRGFSESWIGGTPAIGLHRANAVQVRGELVAKGYATDAAIEAFLVLLDNPELAVASYPLLSTWGRRLG; this is encoded by the coding sequence ATGACAGCGTACGTTTTCGACAACAGCCAGACCGTGCCGACCGCCAACCGGTTCGCCGCGCTGGAGCACCGCTATGACCCGGTCACCATCGACCAGCTGACCGAGCTGGGCGTCGACGCCGGCTGGCGGTGCCTGGAGGTCGGTGCCGGCGGCGGCTCGATCGCCAACTGGCTGGCCGAGCACGTCGGTCCGGCCGGATCGGTGCTGGCCACCGACATCGATCCGGCGCTGGTACGCGTCGACCGGCCGAACGTACGGGTCCAGCGGCACGACATCGTCGCCGACGAGCTGCCGGCCGGCCATTTCGACCTGGTGCACGCCCGGCTGGTGCTCCTGCATCTGCGCGACCGCCTGACCGCGCTGGACAACATCGTCCGAGCGCTCAAATCCGGTGGCTGGCTGCTGCTGGACGAGTTCGACTGCTCGTACCTGCCGGTGCTCGCCGCTCCCGACGAGGCCGCCGCCGAGCTGTTCACCAAGGTCAGCGGCGGCGTACACCGGCTGGTCGACGACCGCGGCGGCGACCAGCGTTGGGGCCTGCACGCCTTCGCCGCGATGCGCGCGGCCGGTCTGGTGGACTGCGGCATGCGCGGCTTCTCCGAGTCGTGGATCGGCGGCACGCCGGCGATCGGACTGCACCGCGCCAATGCCGTGCAGGTGCGCGGCGAGCTGGTCGCCAAGGGTTATGCGACGGACGCCGCGATCGAGGCTTTCCTTGTGTTGCTGGACAATCCGGAGCTGGCGGTGGCCTCCTATCCGCTGTTGTCCACCTGGGGCCGCCGGCTCGGATGA
- a CDS encoding phosphoribosyl-ATP diphosphatase codes for MTAWKDTDVKTFEQLFGELSAKAAAGDPASGTVKALDAGVHAIGKKIVEEAAEVWMAAEYESTERTAEEISQLLYHLQVVMLARGIGLDDVYAHL; via the coding sequence GTGACGGCCTGGAAAGATACCGATGTGAAGACTTTTGAGCAGTTGTTCGGCGAGCTGTCGGCTAAGGCCGCGGCCGGCGACCCGGCCTCCGGCACCGTGAAGGCGCTCGACGCCGGCGTCCACGCGATCGGCAAGAAGATCGTCGAGGAGGCCGCCGAGGTGTGGATGGCCGCCGAGTACGAGTCGACCGAGCGCACCGCCGAGGAGATCTCGCAGCTGCTCTATCACCTGCAGGTCGTGATGCTGGCCCGCGGCATCGGCCTGGACGACGTTTACGCCCACCTCTGA